Within the Miscanthus floridulus cultivar M001 chromosome 17, ASM1932011v1, whole genome shotgun sequence genome, the region aatttatcatacttctcaccatatccattaaggtatagttgtgtcttttagctactccattctgctgaggctcgcccagtgtagagtactgggcaactatgccattttcctataagaactttgcaaaaggtccaggaatttggccatatagggtatgtcgaccgtagtactccccccatggTCAGATCTTACTActttaatctttaaattatgctgattttctactttagacttaaatatcttaaatttatccaatgcttctgatcttttcttaattggataaatatagccataacgataataatcatctgtgaatgttataaatgaatcataaccatccacacttttcacaggaaaaggaccacagatatctatgtgaattatttctaaaattcctatgcttcgtttggcgtctttctttattttcttaacatactttcctttaatgccatcaatacattgttctaaatctaaaaattctaatagtggaagaattgatttcttaatcaatcgttctATTCTCCCTCTCAAAATATGGTctaaatgacagtgccataatttcgatgatacatcatgaactctcttccgcttatttcttgcattcatagacgaggaggcattctcattctcagtgctcacaacattcacattctcacaaaagtgataacaaataaagctcgtcttgtcggaaggcaagacctaCACATTTATGATTAAACATTATCTTACATTGgccattaccaaaatgacaatcatatccatcatcatctaaatGTGAGACACTtgtgtctttctcctctttgcagggtcctcgtatggaatccctgtaatgaatttgcaacatgaatagttgcacctaaatcaatccaccaagtagattttgcataacttaaatataaggactcatctacaaatgtaataatgTCCTCACCTTTTCTGATCAGGTGCTTCAGGAACTCTAGACAATCTTTCTGGTAGTGTCCAGTCTTGTGGCACCATCTGTAGGTGTCCTTGTCCACTTGAACATAGTTGAATTTTTTATGGTGATATTTTTGAGGGGCCTTTCCTTGTGACTTAGAACATGAGCTATCGTCCCACTGAGGTTTTCCTTGTGGTTTAGCATTCTTGTTAAAATTCTTCTTTTATTTTCCTTCACATGGTTGAcagagtcaccatgtgagctcttaagcctctcctcttcttgcacacacatggcaatgagcttctTAATGTTCCACTTATCTGGCTGTAAGTtataattaacaacaaaagtcTCATACCCTTTGGGCAAAGATGCAAAAACCAAATAAAttagaaactcatccttgagccccaagtcTATTGGCTTGGGCTTAGGTGCCGtattgctcatcttcaatatgtgctctctaatcCCTCCATcagagtatttctcattgacTAACTTCTTAATAAGAGTGCTTGCATAAGCCTCTGAAGAGCCAGTGATCTGACTCTTCACCTTCTTGAGATACTCAATGGCGGTGGAATATTCTAGGATTGAACCCCTTATTGGATCCTCAATAGAGCCCTTAATCACCATCAAACACTTGCGGTTTGAACTATCCCACTTCGCACGATCAAGGTCGTACTTCATTCTCACTTCTGCATGGTCACGCTGTCGAGTAGCAAAAGCTGCATCAGTCTCATTTGCTTCTCTCACAGGGTCCActggctcagtgggacacggagAGAAAAGTGCTAGATCATTGtcggacagcgcaagtgctaTCTCAAGCTTCTCTCGCCATACGTTATAGTTGCTTTCATTGAGAGACGGAATGGATGAGATAAACGTTATTGGGTTGTAGCCTGAAACAACGTCAGAGAAAGTCAGAAACAGttgacataataattgcatgccgtCATTtgacgttggtcaaaattaaaacatacaatatgcttctacattaattctacatcactgttggacagaaatagaactaatacatggaaaaactcatgaataaaaaattataatattgctattatcaacgttgatcagaaaataacaatatcataatccaTCTTAACCAAAAAAGTCACTACTCCTCCAATTAAAATTTCCTGTTGGTTCAAGATTAATTAGAGGATAGACTTAAAACATAGCAACGAAAACATGATAAACTACTTTTTCAGGAGCATTATGTATCAATCTACTCTCTAAACAATATACACTTGTTGGTGCAAAATGAATAGAGATTTAAACATGCAAAATTGAATAAAACATCAAacaaatgcttctgaaaaatagaaacaaaaatcgTAAAGCATGCTGTGCATTTGGGCCAGCAGAGCAGCAACCCACGGCCCAGCAGCGCGGCGCCTCCCCCGTGCCCAGgctgcaacctgggcctgggccagaaTTTCACCTCCTCGCCTGAGCCGAAATCGGTCCGGTCGCTGCCAGCCGTTGGATGCGATTGGACAGACCTCCGCGCATTTCGCCGGATCAAAACCCTCGACCGGCCGCACTCCCCCAGAACCCTAACTccatttctttcctttcttcacGCGGCGAGCTGAGCGGTGGTGAGCACCACTGTCGGCCTAAGAAGGATGGCGGCGCCGCCGCAGGCCCTTTCGCCGACGCGCGCGTCAACCGCGgttgagcgcgccgccgtcgaggggTCCTACGCCGGAGCCCGAGCCCACGCGCGCTCAACGCGTCGTCGAACTAATCTTCCCGCGTGGCAGTGGAGCGGTGGCTTGGGCTCATCTTCCCACACGGCAGCGGTGGCCCGCACGCCAACGAGGAGTTATTCGTTCATCTCCTTTATTCTTCTCGATATGTACCCCCAAGaactagatctacacctagaatAGGCTCATCTGATACCATTGTTACAATCTTAGAATCAACCAGGAGTAGATTAGCGGGTAAAAACTTCCTTAGCAGTAGCAAAACATCGACTCACAACCTAGAACCGGTAGATCTAAAAGAAAAaaggggagaagaagagaggggaAGCGTTACCGACCGCCGGAAGGCTTGGCGGAAGAGGACGATGTAGCCATGGCGAAGGTGTGGTGTAGCCCGGGTCAGTGGTGAAGTGGTAGCAGTGGAGTCCGGCGGCGGAATCGAAGTCGATCGCAGTGCAGTGGCGGCACACGGCGTGGTGggggagcttcccgtcgctgtcaGCGCTGCCCTctcgatcggactagggttaggatgtcggtggggagtTGGCGgatgcggtgaacctcgtacccagtgtcccggcccccaccttcctctttatagcgctgcgcgacggggACCCACCAACCATGATTGGGTTGGGCGCCCCTGTTCAAGGCATGGATCAAAGGCTCAAATTGGTCGTTGGACCACCGGAGATCAACCTTACATAGGCCACCCACACATAGAGGTTGGTAGAGCGACCCGAGTCTGCCCTAGAGATGACGCAGGGGTCACGCCACGCCCAAGCTGGATCCGTCCACCTGCCTTAAATTTGACATTAATCTCGACACTGGGCCGACCTGGGCCTGTTTCTCGGACGAGTTGGGCCACGCCACTGTGAAATAAGGGTCCCGTTCGACCGTCGGTGTGCACGGGCAGCGAACAATCACGGCCGGCGCCCAACGGGAGAgaggcggcggcgagcgagcaaGGAGGAGATCGAAGCGGCAAAAGGAAGAGCAAGCAGTCGAGAGGATGTCCCTCCGGTCTCTCGGTTCCCTTGTCACACGAAGGTTGTTGTCACGAGGGAGTGGGATCTCCCCTGCGCAGGCGAAGGCACTAgcgccggcggcagcggcaggcaTGCTAGCACGCCCTCTCCACTCACCCGTGAGTTTATTTCACCCAGGTGGCCAGGTCAAAGCGCTTTCTCTCTTTAATTTGCGCTCGCGGCTCATTTTTCTCGTCACGATGCAGAGGGATTTCCTTCTTGGTCatggcgcaggcgcaggcgcttATGGTGGTGTAGCCGCGGCTGCGTTAGCTGGATTGGTTGGAATTCTGTATCTCACGAAAGGTGTAGACGAGTCAGTTATGAAATAGTCTTCAAATTCCTCGCCTTTTGTTTAAATTTCGCCCGTTGTTCATACCTATATCTGTGCGTACCTATTACCTATAGCCGGCGAGGTGACTAAGGAGTTACTGGCTGGGGAGGAAGCAAAGAGACAGTTGGCTGGGGTGGAAGCCAGGAAGCAAGGGGCCATATCAGAGGCAGAAACCAAAGAGCACAATGGTAACGACTTCTCCTTGGAGGAGTACCTTGCTGAGATGACGAAGATAGCTGCTGCGCAGAAGAAGGCTCGTTACGAAAGGTCTTGCAAGAAGGCTGTCAAGGAGGTGACAAACAGCGTAGCCATCAGGGACGAGGCGGCCATGAAGGCACGGTTCGAGGAATGGATCAGAGAGTATGGAAAGAGATACaaaagcaaggaggagaaggctcgGCGCTATGAATTGTTTAAGGCTTTTGCAAATATGGTGGACAAGGCAACCGCACAGGGTGGAGCCGTCTTCGTCACAAACCATACCGCGGACTGGACCGAGGAAGAGTGCCAGTGTCTGTATGATAGTGACGTTGACTGGGATGACTACATTGCTCATATCCGGTCTTTGATTGATAAGAAGAATGCCAAGGCCAAGAAGGCTAGCAGGGACTGACAGTGTGGTATGTTGTTAATTTTCGTCTTTGATCCAATGATTAACGATAGGTTCATTAAATTAGTTTTGAGTTGGTTTAAAAAAAAATAGTTCTGAGTAAATATTTTTTATTAAGGGCTAAATGATCACATAATCTGAAGATAAGAGGCAATAAATATATTTCACAATTCTGATTTGGTTGCTAGTATAGCAGGCTAGCATGTTGGATATATTTCACAATTCTGATTTGGTTGCTAGTATAGCAGGCTAGCATGTTGGATATATTTCACAATTCTGATTTGGTTGCTACTTTGCTAGTATAGTAGGCTAGCATGTTGGTTAGTTTGGGTGTTTATAAGAATTCTTGTATTAAAAAAAGATAGGCTCACAATTTGAAATGACAAATCGTTTTTTACATGATAAATTTGGAAATTGTGCTCCAGATATACCCTATAAGAAAGAGAGGCAGAGCATCACAGATCACACGGAATTGCTTAGAACATAGTCAGACCTTAAAGGCATTTAGTAACCAATTGTTCTTTTTGGCTCCTTCGTTTTGTTTATTTTAACTAAGTTTTAAGTAGTGTCTCATTGATCAGTTTTGTCTTCTACTCTTCTTTTCTGAtagtttttttttgtattttcttTGATTATTCATTCAGCATGAGATTCTTGGTTCTAGTTGATAGCCATGATGGCATGATAGTGGAATTCTGATTTACAATCACTTAATTGTTTGTATATGTCAAAACACTGTTTTCATGATGCCAGTTAGTTGAGCTTATATATTGTTTGTGATGTATGCTCTGTATAGTGTACCACATGCAGCTAATGAGTTTGCTGATAATTTGCTTTATCTCTGATCCAAATTCTTTGCTAACTTATCTAGACAAAAAGAGGTCTACATTGTTGACATATATCATATCATGCAGAACTCAACCTATTCCAATGTTTCACCACCTTCATTGTTTTAAGATTTGCTCTTGCAAATGAGCTCGTGAATTTATTCAGGGATTACCCAAATTTATCCAGTTAAAAGTTATTTAACATTTCAGGTGGTATGTTATCATTTCttacgccctgttcgtttgggcttgtttggctgataagccatggctgaaagtactgttggctgatttggtgtgagagaaaaatactgttcgttggctgaaaaagtacggcttataagc harbors:
- the LOC136515457 gene encoding uncharacterized protein codes for the protein MRGGYNPITFISSIPSLNESNYNVWREKLEIALALSDNDLALFSPCPTEPVDPVREANETDAAFATRQRDHAEVRMKYDLDRAKWDSSNRKCLMVIKGSIEDPIRGSILEYSTAIEYLKKVKSQITGSSEAYASTLIKKLVNEKYSDGGIREHILKMSNTAPKPKPIDLGLKDEFLIYLVFASLPKGYETFVVNYNLQPDKWNIKKLIAMCVQEEERLKSSHVDKDTYRWCHKTGHYQKDCLEFLKHLIRKGIPYEDPAKRRKTQVSHI